In a single window of the Nodularia spumigena CCY9414 genome:
- a CDS encoding putative PEP-binding protein, whose protein sequence is MDKLYWLDKIKLQDRAQVGDKAFYLGKIMQRGYPVVPGFVVSAEGLRQFLATLNSTSALVADLPYSSLHLDVANWRQLQQVAGRLRQEIMTGTVPPEWVNKIFAAAKEWQSSYLILRPSLALSAITPGGGNTSGLLDAIFCCCEPEAIAIGLKRTWSQLFRARSLLYWRRMGVNLQQINLAVLVQPVENAIASGLLYAHSSGWTIEATKGLGIALSQGDVQPDVYYIQQETGVVLERHLGNKMLAYGFAHGAAMDSSKLVITANNTDIVTYVLEEVQQKQYALSEEYLQQVVTLGNQLVSEIGNNFTIKWTISEKNPNPTLHLTQVSSPQSAIPNLQYGYATPAIIKGLGASGGRVTATAYVITDTHKKPEQIHKGVILVAPTITPDWLPFLQEVAGIITQRGGLTSHAAILSRELGIPAVVSAADATVLIQNGERLLVDGDRGEVYRIRGGEKPVEGETPALKSPEPTVPPSSHSHVVPQLPMISTQLLVNLSQPRLIEPAQSLPVDGVGLLRSELMLLNILEGQHPQSWLVSGRQAELLEKWTEQIIQFARAFAPRPIFYRSLDWRSHELPSGQHHQHSVQNSPLGERGTFSYVCNPAVFELELTALAKVQKAGYGNVNLLLPFVRSVAEFSFCRGKVEQAGLTQVPQFQLWMMAEVPSVLFLLPEYVKAGVEGISIGTNDLTQLLLGVDREQGQITTVLNERHPAVMGAIAQLIQMAKTAGIPCSICGQAPAIYPEIIDQLVEWGITSISVEPEAVERTYKAIARAEQRLILAAARKQLQD, encoded by the coding sequence GGTTACGACAATTTCTCGCAACTCTCAATAGTACATCAGCTTTAGTAGCAGATTTACCCTATTCTTCTTTGCACCTAGATGTGGCTAATTGGCGACAACTTCAGCAGGTAGCTGGTCGCTTGCGTCAGGAAATCATGACAGGGACAGTACCACCTGAATGGGTGAATAAAATTTTCGCCGCAGCCAAAGAATGGCAAAGTAGTTATCTGATTTTGCGCCCCAGCTTGGCTTTATCGGCCATAACGCCAGGCGGAGGAAATACATCTGGGTTGTTGGATGCGATTTTTTGTTGCTGCGAGCCAGAAGCGATCGCTATAGGATTGAAACGTACCTGGAGTCAGTTATTTCGGGCTAGGAGTCTATTGTATTGGCGGCGCATGGGAGTGAACCTGCAACAAATTAATTTAGCAGTGTTGGTACAACCGGTGGAGAATGCGATCGCTAGTGGTCTTCTCTATGCTCATTCTTCAGGATGGACAATAGAAGCTACTAAGGGATTAGGAATAGCGCTTTCCCAAGGCGATGTCCAACCTGATGTCTACTACATCCAACAAGAAACCGGGGTAGTATTAGAGCGACATCTAGGCAATAAAATGCTGGCTTATGGTTTTGCTCATGGCGCAGCTATGGATTCATCCAAGTTAGTCATCACGGCAAATAATACTGATATAGTGACTTATGTATTGGAAGAAGTCCAACAAAAGCAATACGCTTTATCAGAAGAATATTTGCAACAAGTAGTCACTCTGGGAAATCAACTTGTGAGTGAAATAGGTAACAATTTCACAATTAAATGGACGATCTCTGAGAAAAACCCCAACCCCACTCTCCACTTAACTCAAGTTAGTTCCCCTCAATCTGCAATTCCCAATTTACAGTATGGCTACGCCACGCCAGCTATTATCAAAGGTCTAGGAGCATCTGGGGGACGTGTAACCGCAACAGCTTACGTAATTACTGATACTCACAAGAAACCAGAACAAATACACAAGGGAGTAATTTTAGTAGCACCAACTATTACACCAGATTGGCTGCCTTTTTTACAAGAAGTTGCTGGTATTATCACACAGAGGGGAGGATTAACCAGTCATGCAGCAATTCTGTCCAGAGAATTGGGTATCCCAGCCGTAGTTAGTGCCGCAGATGCTACAGTCTTGATTCAAAACGGCGAGAGGTTGCTTGTAGATGGCGATCGCGGAGAGGTTTATCGAATCAGAGGCGGAGAAAAACCAGTAGAGGGAGAAACTCCAGCACTCAAGTCCCCAGAGCCAACTGTTCCCCCATCTTCTCATTCTCATGTTGTTCCTCAGTTACCGATGATTTCTACCCAGTTGCTAGTTAATCTCAGTCAGCCCAGGTTAATTGAGCCAGCGCAAAGTTTACCTGTGGATGGTGTGGGATTATTGCGCTCAGAATTAATGTTACTCAACATTCTCGAAGGACAACATCCCCAAAGTTGGCTTGTCAGTGGTCGTCAAGCCGAATTGTTAGAAAAATGGACTGAGCAGATTATCCAGTTTGCTCGTGCTTTTGCGCCCCGACCAATTTTTTATCGTTCTTTGGATTGGCGATCGCATGAGTTACCATCAGGGCAGCATCATCAACATTCTGTGCAGAATTCACCCTTGGGTGAGCGGGGTACATTCAGTTATGTATGCAATCCCGCCGTTTTTGAGTTGGAACTCACAGCTTTGGCAAAGGTGCAGAAAGCTGGATACGGCAATGTTAATTTATTGTTGCCTTTTGTTCGCAGTGTGGCAGAGTTTTCTTTTTGTCGGGGTAAGGTTGAGCAAGCTGGTTTAACTCAAGTACCGCAATTTCAACTGTGGATGATGGCGGAAGTGCCAAGTGTGCTGTTTTTATTGCCAGAATATGTAAAAGCAGGTGTGGAAGGGATTTCTATTGGCACAAATGACCTGACTCAATTACTGTTAGGTGTAGACCGAGAACAAGGACAAATTACCACAGTATTGAATGAACGTCATCCGGCGGTCATGGGTGCGATCGCGCAACTAATTCAAATGGCGAAAACTGCGGGGATACCTTGTTCAATCTGCGGTCAAGCACCAGCGATTTATCCAGAAATTATTGATCAATTGGTAGAATGGGGGATTACTTCTATTTCCGTGGAACCCGAAGCAGTGGAAAGGACTTATAAAGCGATCGCGCGTGCTGAACAACGCCTCATTTTAGCAGCAGCCAGAAAGCAACTTCAAGATTAG
- a CDS encoding Eco57I restriction-modification methylase domain-containing protein translates to MSLPEFRAQIAKLVTTAENMLLSRRAGKPEENTKDNLITPFLDALGYTREYRTPEGSILSLIGTTTWVDYLLLPEVNQHPKLMFEAKSLWDKNIWNTNEQQVLDYLRNYSLDVGKEKPVLWIILSNFREWHILRLQDKKPFWSFTMEQMRDDPELVSRLYTCLSRDNSRSDRLEAFYSEKTREGLGTKFLTDLKIWRVILANGIKKSQPNLSLEKVREAAQVILNRFLLIRLLETFSREMPFNYLGRVYHNWQQTFPDLPFIEDLRRAFHNTWMGYNTELFQPSWIDQLMIDVEYIQSIIVINAVPQEGILYTITGTLANYRSIYNYDFTTLTQDILGTAYEQFLAHQLTLVGDVVKILENQQTRKREGIFYTPDYIVRRIVYQTLQPAIKPKIDASIGFLEVGEFHQAYTVASSVLDLTIIDPACGSGSFLLGAFDYILSEIKRYNQACTTAKIPENFDLFSHVSVQPIINPEEQIMVKMLHGVDRDPQAVLLAKLSLWTKLLRSRPDEYGKRSGSIYSHLPALTLNIRVGDSLIHSPANLAGCQDSLRIAADLARNARDTNLKEIERNQAVTNLETKITSINQQINPVLTAFFASDESIQSVVHLIKHREANIKDLGLIRYFLTEAINPENLDEWIDKNLEDWTTGELARVKSALMTLENALEDVVIKRPFNWYVEFPHIFDPQLPAAEQGFFAVIGNPPYFNVDAIFGRNALELKWLRYAYPDIYTDKTDILFYFLRRGFDLLRENGYLSLIISRSFIQGDKSKSLRQFLSENTKVINITDFLGNRIFNAGIATCIFEYQKKVPKPEDSFAAFYVLNLDSVKEAFSSDDCRLDLSQGVTQVNVTQLSLDENRWEISPYREIFYKIDQSGTKLKETELVRYTEGITTGRDSIFEGKFAPDFPDNYLLQRVSTSSIYSFGCKPPGTQILYYTHDTIWEDLPLSIQTYLQQNQLELESRDVYNNQTSHYEWFHLHRPRYGMRDVKIIFSRRANANKFFVDEHGLFGFKSDSAAFVRQENVDIDTIYYICALLNSKVLEFRYRALGGIGKLTGKGMFEYFTQVGDLPIPQLQEPESNTDYQTLVQLSREAHQIWQNRYQIVTTYQSKASGVTYEEVSLNEYQKLTGDYATDIEWESPHPHREGHLLKLQIQASIDGYVIWGEMTDDEDWQEGNREWIEIARVSIRTPHLRRYLLARLIYLTEFDSSFRNKRKLSREAGNLVNAAFDVLKVNRYDIDRFSNLRALEVIEQRVKQEVGISELETVLLRQLEIKNQIDIIAYRLYAVEEYINIIEQALTVIL, encoded by the coding sequence ATGTCCCTCCCAGAATTCCGCGCTCAAATTGCAAAATTAGTTACCACAGCAGAAAATATGCTGCTTTCGCGCCGTGCTGGTAAACCGGAGGAGAATACAAAAGATAATCTGATTACACCTTTTCTAGATGCACTGGGTTATACAAGGGAATATCGCACCCCTGAAGGTTCAATTCTCAGTTTAATTGGAACTACGACCTGGGTGGATTATTTGCTTCTTCCTGAAGTAAACCAGCATCCCAAACTCATGTTTGAAGCCAAAAGTTTATGGGATAAGAATATATGGAATACAAATGAACAGCAAGTTTTAGATTATCTCAGAAATTACAGTCTAGATGTTGGCAAAGAAAAACCTGTTCTGTGGATTATTTTATCAAATTTTCGGGAATGGCACATTTTAAGGTTACAGGATAAAAAACCTTTTTGGTCATTTACAATGGAGCAAATGCGAGATGATCCTGAGCTTGTCAGCAGACTATATACTTGTCTCAGCCGTGATAATTCACGCAGCGATCGTCTAGAAGCATTTTACAGCGAAAAAACCAGAGAAGGATTAGGCACAAAATTTCTTACTGATTTAAAAATTTGGCGTGTTATTCTTGCAAATGGCATCAAAAAATCACAACCTAATTTAAGTTTAGAAAAAGTCCGCGAAGCTGCTCAAGTTATTTTAAATCGTTTTTTGTTAATTCGACTCTTAGAGACATTCAGCCGAGAAATGCCCTTCAACTATCTCGGCAGAGTTTATCATAACTGGCAGCAAACTTTCCCAGATTTACCATTTATTGAAGACCTCAGACGAGCTTTTCACAATACCTGGATGGGATATAATACTGAACTATTTCAGCCTTCTTGGATTGATCAACTCATGATTGACGTTGAATATATTCAATCAATTATTGTCATAAATGCAGTGCCACAGGAAGGCATACTTTATACAATTACAGGAACCTTAGCAAACTATCGCTCAATTTACAACTATGATTTTACCACTTTAACACAGGATATTTTAGGTACTGCTTATGAACAATTTTTAGCCCATCAATTAACACTTGTGGGCGATGTTGTGAAAATTTTAGAAAATCAACAAACCCGCAAGCGCGAAGGAATTTTCTATACTCCTGACTATATTGTTCGTCGTATTGTATATCAAACTTTACAACCTGCAATTAAGCCTAAAATTGATGCGTCCATTGGGTTTTTAGAAGTAGGAGAGTTCCATCAAGCTTATACAGTTGCAAGTTCAGTCTTAGACCTGACAATAATTGACCCTGCTTGTGGTTCTGGTTCATTTCTTTTAGGTGCATTCGATTATATACTCAGTGAAATTAAACGTTATAATCAAGCTTGTACAACAGCTAAGATACCTGAAAACTTTGATTTATTTAGTCATGTATCAGTACAACCAATTATTAATCCTGAAGAACAGATCATGGTAAAAATGCTGCATGGGGTAGATAGAGACCCCCAAGCTGTGTTATTAGCAAAACTGTCACTGTGGACAAAATTATTGCGATCTCGTCCTGATGAATATGGTAAACGCAGTGGTTCCATATATTCTCATCTTCCCGCACTAACTTTAAATATTCGGGTTGGAGATAGTTTAATACATTCTCCCGCAAATTTAGCAGGATGTCAGGATTCACTAAGAATAGCCGCAGATTTAGCCAGAAATGCTAGAGATACTAATCTAAAAGAAATAGAAAGAAATCAAGCAGTTACTAATTTAGAAACTAAGATTACATCAATCAATCAACAAATTAATCCTGTTTTAACTGCTTTTTTTGCTAGTGATGAAAGCATACAATCAGTAGTGCATTTGATAAAACATAGAGAAGCTAATATCAAAGACTTAGGACTAATTCGCTATTTTTTAACAGAAGCTATCAATCCTGAAAACTTAGATGAATGGATTGACAAGAATCTAGAAGATTGGACAACTGGCGAATTAGCAAGAGTTAAATCTGCACTAATGACATTAGAAAATGCCTTAGAAGACGTTGTTATTAAACGCCCCTTTAATTGGTATGTTGAGTTTCCTCATATATTTGATCCACAATTACCAGCAGCAGAACAAGGATTTTTTGCTGTAATTGGTAATCCTCCCTATTTTAACGTTGATGCCATCTTTGGCAGAAATGCCCTAGAATTAAAATGGCTCAGGTATGCATATCCTGATATTTATACTGATAAAACAGATATTTTATTTTATTTCCTCCGTCGAGGCTTTGACCTTCTAAGAGAAAATGGTTACTTAAGCTTGATCATTTCTCGTTCTTTTATTCAAGGTGATAAATCTAAAAGTCTGCGACAGTTCCTGAGTGAAAATACAAAAGTTATTAATATTACTGATTTTTTAGGAAATCGCATATTTAATGCAGGAATTGCTACCTGTATTTTTGAATATCAGAAAAAAGTTCCTAAACCCGAAGATAGTTTTGCAGCTTTTTATGTCCTGAATTTAGATAGTGTAAAAGAGGCTTTTAGCAGTGATGATTGTCGGCTGGATTTAAGTCAAGGTGTAACTCAGGTAAATGTTACGCAATTGAGTTTGGATGAAAATCGCTGGGAAATATCTCCATACCGTGAAATTTTTTATAAAATTGATCAATCTGGTACAAAGCTAAAAGAAACAGAATTAGTTCGCTACACAGAAGGTATTACTACAGGTCGTGACTCTATATTTGAAGGAAAATTTGCTCCAGATTTCCCAGATAATTATTTACTTCAAAGAGTTTCAACCTCTTCTATTTATTCATTTGGCTGTAAACCACCTGGGACACAAATTTTGTACTATACCCATGACACAATATGGGAAGACTTACCCCTATCTATACAAACATATTTACAGCAAAATCAGTTAGAACTAGAAAGTAGAGATGTTTACAATAATCAAACAAGTCATTATGAATGGTTTCATCTACATCGTCCCCGTTATGGAATGAGAGATGTAAAAATTATATTTTCCCGTCGGGCTAACGCGAATAAATTTTTTGTTGATGAACATGGACTATTTGGTTTTAAGAGTGATTCGGCTGCATTTGTCAGACAAGAAAATGTAGATATCGATACTATATATTATATTTGTGCTTTACTAAACTCAAAAGTTTTAGAGTTTCGCTATCGTGCTTTGGGTGGTATTGGGAAGCTGACAGGAAAAGGAATGTTTGAATACTTTACTCAAGTTGGTGACTTACCAATTCCCCAGTTGCAGGAACCTGAAAGTAATACTGATTACCAAACTTTAGTACAGTTAAGTCGTGAAGCTCATCAGATTTGGCAAAATCGTTACCAAATTGTTACCACCTACCAATCTAAAGCTTCAGGTGTTACTTATGAAGAAGTATCGTTAAATGAATATCAGAAACTGACTGGAGATTATGCTACTGACATTGAGTGGGAAAGTCCTCATCCTCATCGAGAAGGACATCTATTAAAATTGCAAATACAGGCGAGTATCGATGGATATGTTATTTGGGGCGAAATGACCGATGATGAAGATTGGCAAGAGGGAAATCGTGAATGGATAGAAATAGCTCGTGTGAGTATTCGCACACCGCACTTGCGCCGATATCTTTTAGCAAGGCTGATTTATCTAACTGAGTTTGATTCATCTTTTCGTAATAAACGAAAGTTGTCTCGTGAAGCCGGAAATTTGGTTAATGCTGCCTTTGATGTTCTCAAAGTTAATCGTTATGATATCGATAGGTTTAGTAATCTTCGGGCTTTAGAAGTTATTGAGCAAAGAGTTAAGCAAGAAGTTGGTATATCAGAATTAGAAACAGTTTTATTAAGACAACTTGAAATCAAAAATCAAATTGATATAATTGCCTATCGCCTTTATGCAGTAGAGGAGTATATCAATATTATTGAGCAAGCGTTGACCGTTATATTGTAA
- the rbsK gene encoding ribokinase encodes MTIIVFGSINIDLVATTSRLPIAGETILGEDFFKIPGGKGANQAVALARLEIPTYMVGRVGAQSFGAELVHNLQLAGVQTENIFIDQTVSSGVAIITVDYAGENQIVVIPGANGRVNQEDIERLSQLLPTATALILQLEIPIDAVVAAAKAAKDANIQVILDPAPAQANLPDELYQLVDIITPNEVEAGQLVGFPVDNQESALKAAKVLLQRGVKCAIVKLGAKGAVCATAEETFFVPAFPIHAVDTVAAGDAFNGGLAAALYTGLSLHQAIIWGSAAGALATTKMGAQTSLPDKLTFDYFLAEKEL; translated from the coding sequence ATGACCATTATCGTCTTCGGAAGCATCAATATAGACCTAGTAGCGACCACATCCCGCTTACCAATTGCAGGTGAAACTATATTAGGAGAAGATTTTTTTAAAATACCAGGAGGAAAAGGAGCAAATCAAGCCGTAGCATTAGCGCGGTTAGAGATTCCTACTTACATGGTGGGACGTGTAGGCGCACAAAGTTTTGGTGCAGAACTTGTCCATAATTTGCAACTTGCAGGAGTACAAACTGAAAATATCTTCATAGATCAAACTGTGAGTTCTGGAGTTGCTATTATCACCGTAGATTATGCTGGTGAAAATCAAATTGTTGTCATTCCGGGCGCAAACGGACGAGTTAATCAAGAAGATATCGAGCGATTATCTCAACTATTACCAACAGCTACCGCACTAATTTTACAACTAGAAATTCCCATTGATGCCGTAGTAGCAGCAGCCAAAGCCGCAAAAGATGCAAATATTCAAGTAATTTTAGATCCCGCACCCGCACAAGCGAATTTACCCGATGAACTATATCAATTAGTTGATATTATTACACCAAATGAGGTAGAAGCCGGGCAATTGGTGGGTTTTCCTGTAGATAATCAGGAATCAGCACTGAAAGCAGCTAAAGTTTTATTGCAAAGGGGTGTGAAATGTGCGATCGTCAAACTAGGTGCAAAAGGTGCTGTCTGCGCCACTGCTGAGGAAACATTTTTTGTTCCAGCTTTCCCAATTCATGCTGTGGATACCGTTGCTGCTGGCGATGCTTTCAATGGTGGTTTAGCGGCGGCACTTTATACCGGACTTTCTTTACATCAGGCAATTATTTGGGGTTCAGCCGCAGGTGCTTTAGCAACCACAAAAATGGGCGCACAAACTTCATTACCTGATAAGTTAACCTTTGATTATTTCTTAGCAGAAAAGGAACTATAG
- a CDS encoding nucleoside deaminase — protein MDEFMEAAIAQAKQGRKEGGIPIGSVLVKDGKIIGRGHNKRVQDNDPVTHAEIDCLRNAGRVGSYRGTTLYSTLMPCYLCAGAVVQFGIKKVIAGESRTFPGAKDFMVSHGVEVIDLNLDECEQMMSEFIETNPEIWNEDIGN, from the coding sequence ATGGATGAATTTATGGAAGCTGCGATCGCACAAGCAAAACAAGGTAGAAAAGAAGGTGGGATTCCCATCGGTTCTGTACTTGTGAAAGATGGCAAAATTATTGGCAGAGGACACAATAAACGTGTGCAAGATAATGATCCTGTCACCCACGCCGAAATAGATTGTCTCCGCAATGCTGGGCGAGTTGGTAGCTATAGAGGTACAACACTTTACTCTACCTTAATGCCGTGCTATTTGTGCGCTGGTGCAGTAGTACAATTTGGCATTAAAAAAGTCATCGCCGGAGAATCGAGAACTTTTCCTGGTGCTAAAGATTTTATGGTATCTCACGGTGTGGAAGTCATTGATCTCAATCTTGATGAATGCGAACAAATGATGAGCGAATTTATTGAAACTAATCCCGAAATATGGAATGAAGATATTGGCAATTAG
- a CDS encoding nucleoside hydrolase, whose protein sequence is MSKQLVLMDHDGGVDDYLATMLLLTMDHIELLGIVVTPADCYIQPAVSATRKILDLMEFSHIPVAESTVRGINPFPHLYRRDSFIVDHLPILNQSEFINTPLVAETGQDFMVRVLREAPAPVTLMVTGPLTTVATALDKAPDIEGKIAKIVWMGGALNVGGNVEKSLEPGQDGSAEWNVYWDAVSAARVLQTQIEIIMCPLDLTNNVPVTSDLVYKMGRQRHYPISDLAGQCYALVIPQDYYFWDVLATAYLGHPEFYQLREWEIEIITTGLSQGRTKVVAGERKVYAMDKVNKDAFYAYILQQWAR, encoded by the coding sequence ATGTCTAAACAACTCGTATTAATGGATCATGATGGCGGTGTTGATGATTATTTAGCAACCATGCTGTTGTTAACAATGGATCATATCGAACTTTTAGGTATTGTTGTGACTCCAGCCGACTGCTATATTCAACCTGCTGTGAGTGCGACACGTAAAATTTTAGATTTAATGGAATTTTCTCACATCCCAGTGGCAGAAAGTACTGTACGCGGAATTAATCCTTTTCCTCATCTCTACCGCCGTGATTCGTTTATTGTTGACCATCTCCCCATTCTCAATCAAAGTGAATTTATCAACACGCCTTTGGTTGCAGAAACAGGTCAAGATTTCATGGTTCGGGTTTTGCGTGAAGCACCAGCACCAGTAACGCTAATGGTAACGGGGCCTTTAACCACAGTAGCAACAGCCTTAGATAAAGCACCGGATATTGAAGGGAAGATAGCCAAAATAGTTTGGATGGGGGGTGCATTAAATGTTGGTGGAAATGTCGAAAAAAGTTTAGAACCAGGACAAGATGGTTCAGCCGAATGGAATGTTTATTGGGATGCAGTTTCCGCAGCGAGGGTATTGCAAACTCAAATTGAAATAATTATGTGTCCTTTGGATTTAACTAATAATGTGCCTGTCACATCGGATTTAGTATACAAAATGGGACGACAACGCCATTATCCTATATCTGATTTAGCTGGTCAATGTTATGCCTTAGTTATTCCCCAAGATTATTATTTTTGGGATGTCCTAGCTACGGCTTATTTAGGACACCCAGAATTTTATCAATTGCGTGAATGGGAAATAGAAATTATCACCACTGGTTTAAGTCAGGGACGGACTAAGGTAGTCGCTGGGGAACGGAAAGTTTATGCGATGGATAAGGTCAATAAGGATGCTTTTTATGCTTATATTTTACAACAATGGGCGCGGTGA
- a CDS encoding Glu/Leu/Phe/Val family dehydrogenase, with the protein MVLTSPLPLEAATPAHICPFDQACSYLDAAGKELKLDQGVLAILSNPRKVVTVSIPVKLDNGEIQVLAGHRVQHSDILGPYKGGIRYHPAVTLREVSALAMLMTWKCALLGIPYGGAKGGIAINPKTYSVGELERISRRYISELIKDIGPSVDIPAPDMGTSAREMAWMMDTYSVNVGHAVPGVVTGKPLSIGGSLGREMATGRGVMIIVREALATQGKSLAGVRVVIQGFGNVGGAAAELLHKEGAKILAVSTGSGGIYSPDGLDIPALKAYASENHKSIAGFPQTTPISNADLLTLDCDVLIPAALENQITTENVHQIQAQIVAEAANGPVTLEANQFLETHGVTVLPDILANAGGVVVSYLEWVQGLSYLFWDEERVNHEMEKLMVQAYHQVIQQSKIRQIPLRLAAYTLGVGRVAQALADRGLYP; encoded by the coding sequence ATGGTGTTAACATCTCCCTTACCGTTGGAAGCTGCCACTCCAGCACATATTTGCCCATTTGATCAAGCGTGTAGTTACTTAGATGCAGCAGGTAAAGAATTAAAGCTAGATCAAGGTGTCTTGGCAATTCTCAGTAATCCCCGCAAAGTAGTCACAGTTTCCATACCCGTGAAGCTAGATAATGGTGAAATCCAGGTTTTAGCGGGACATCGGGTGCAGCACTCTGATATTTTAGGCCCTTATAAAGGTGGAATTCGTTACCATCCAGCCGTGACACTGCGGGAAGTTTCCGCCTTAGCCATGCTGATGACTTGGAAATGTGCGTTATTGGGTATACCTTATGGCGGTGCAAAGGGAGGAATAGCCATAAATCCCAAAACTTATAGTGTGGGCGAATTAGAAAGAATCAGTCGCCGCTATATCAGCGAATTAATTAAAGATATTGGCCCCTCTGTAGATATTCCCGCCCCAGATATGGGTACTTCCGCCCGTGAAATGGCTTGGATGATGGATACTTATTCTGTAAACGTTGGTCATGCTGTCCCCGGAGTGGTTACTGGTAAACCTCTTTCTATTGGTGGTTCCTTGGGAAGGGAAATGGCCACGGGTAGAGGTGTAATGATTATTGTCCGTGAAGCATTAGCCACCCAAGGTAAATCCCTTGCAGGAGTGCGAGTAGTGATTCAGGGTTTCGGTAATGTCGGAGGTGCAGCAGCAGAATTGTTACACAAAGAGGGAGCGAAGATTTTAGCTGTTTCCACAGGTTCAGGGGGTATTTATTCCCCAGATGGTCTTGACATTCCGGCATTAAAAGCCTACGCTTCCGAAAATCATAAAAGTATTGCAGGGTTTCCGCAAACAACACCCATTAGCAATGCAGATTTATTAACTTTAGATTGCGACGTTTTAATTCCAGCAGCTTTGGAGAATCAAATTACCACAGAAAATGTGCATCAAATACAAGCGCAAATTGTCGCAGAAGCAGCTAATGGTCCAGTGACTTTGGAAGCGAACCAATTTCTAGAAACGCATGGTGTAACTGTGTTACCAGATATTTTAGCCAATGCTGGGGGTGTCGTTGTCAGTTATTTAGAGTGGGTGCAGGGTCTTTCTTATCTGTTTTGGGATGAAGAACGTGTGAATCATGAAATGGAAAAGTTAATGGTGCAAGCTTATCACCAAGTGATTCAGCAGTCAAAGATACGGCAAATTCCTCTGCGATTAGCAGCCTATACTTTGGGTGTGGGTAGAGTTGCACAGGCGCTGGCTGATAGAGGTCTTTATCCTTAG